A DNA window from Eremothecium cymbalariae DBVPG#7215 chromosome 3, complete sequence contains the following coding sequences:
- the PCL1 gene encoding Pcl1p (similar to Ashbya gossypii AEL195W): MVPVTTKILKRCDLVQYRHINSLGGPLFQTDFLIRSRQLKYNTSIMTGSKALQILFKAPVTEDMIKFLTTATLNVIPCGTSEGRYPRYKYPSPLQSPTKGKVRKACEKQWSGLPSLTTFIAKIVRYTNVYTATLLTTVVYLNKLKKVLPKDATGIPSTSHRIFLACLILSAKFHNDSSPLNKHWTEYTDGLFTIQDVNLMERQLLKLFDWNIRVSEHDLHENLSSLLLPIKQDLIRSKRLRNYTSKRKPSFSWTTKDHHNAPIAIPANTQPNIPPTLPPLPKCYDPSYYSIADNVPTAKKPSYIRSLSASSSASTLKYSASYNNCHLPCIKLPSPLEQPHNATWQHAYAGSSSSMQTLAPPNPPTTIYGT, from the coding sequence ATGGTACCAGTGACAACGAAAATACTGAAGCGTTGCGATTTGGTACAGTACAGGCATATAAACTCTCTTGGTGGCCCTCTATTTCAAACCGACTTTCTCATTAGAAGTAGACAGTTGAAGTATAACACATCAATCATGACAGGTTCAAAGGCATTGCAGATATTATTCAAGGCGCCTGTTACAGAGGACATGATCAAGTTCTTGACAACTGCCACATTGAATGTTATTCCCTGCGGTACGAGTGAAGGTCGTTATCCCCGTTACAAATACCCGTCCCCACTCCAATCGCCCACCAAAGGCAAGGTTAGAAAAGCGTGCGAGAAGCAGTGGAGTGGTCTGCCAAGTCTCACAACGTTCATTGCAAAGATCGTGCGCTACACAAACGTGTACACCGCCACTTTGCTCACCACTGTCGTTTATCTcaacaaattaaaaaaagtGCTACCCAAGGATGCCACAGGCATCCCGTCCACCTCCCACCGAATTTTCCTGGCATGTCTGATCCTGAGCGCCAAATTCCACAACGACTCATCGCCATTAAACAAGCATTGGACTGAATACACCGACGGCCTGTTCACGATTCAAGACGTGAACCTCATGGAGAGACAACTGTTAAAACTCTTCGATTGGAATATCAGAGTATCCGAACACGACCTCCACGAGAACCTTTCGTCCTTGCTACTGCCCATCAAACAAGACCTGATAAGGTCAAAAAGACTTCGCAATTAcacttcaaaaagaaaaccatCCTTTTCTTGGACGACTAAAGATCATCACAATGCACCGATCGCCATTCCTGCAAACACCCAGCCGAACATCCCTCCCACACTACCACCCTTACCAAAGTGCTACGATCCCAGCTACTACTCCATCGCCGACAACGTCCCCACCGCCAAAAAACCGTCCTACATACGTTCCCTTAGTGCTTCCTCCAGCGCCAGCACTCTCAAATACAGCGCCAGCTACAACAACTGTCACTTACCGTGCATCAAGCTTCCCTCCCCCCTTGAACAGCCACACAACGCCACCTGGCAGCACGCATACGCTGGCAGCAGCTCCAGCATGCAGACTTTGGCACCACCAAACCCCCCAACGACCATTTATGGCACATGA
- a CDS encoding uncharacterized protein (no homolog in Ashbya gossypii): protein MGGPDTGVEGTRVWWVSILNESPDKTGIPKMRTLLCDGWCCYKWGLRWTTPTGPRGGGAARSQEDVCRTVSEIWVYLMLHSTRVQRFSTCSDWCTAFFSSLTVVAYSKKRLLAAPIFLLAGMCGGGGGGWGRGEDGYGKGTGMVSFYMWAGKREKASAAAMGLPGCGALRAPHPGNAGGYGGGGSGTVCEEM, encoded by the coding sequence GTTTGGTGGGTTTCTATATTAAATGAATCGCCAGATAAGACAGGTATACCGAAAATGCGGACATTATTATGTGATGGGTGGTGTTGTTACAAGTGGGGGCTGCGGTGGACTACTCCAACAGGCCCGAGGGGAGGCGGGGCTGCGCGCAGCCAAGAGGATGTTTGTCGCACTGTATCAGAAATTTGGGTATACTTGATGCTTCATAGTACTAGAGTACAAAGATTTAGTACTTGTTCAGACTGGTGCACAGCATTTTTCTCGTCACTTACAGTGGTTGCGTACAGCAAGAAACGCCTCTTGGCTGCGCCAATATTCTTATTGGCAGGGATGTGTGGTGGTGGGGGAGGGGGATGGGGACGGGGGGAGGATGGATATGGAAAGGGCACGGGAATGGTGTCCTTTTATATGTGGGCAGGGAAAAGAGAAAAAGCGAGCGCAGCGGCGATGGGGTTACCCGGATGTGGAGCCCTTAGGGCTCCACATCCGGGTAACGCAGGTGGATATGGTGGTGGGGGCTCCGGCACGGTGTGTGAGGAAatgtaa
- the RFC3 gene encoding replication factor C subunit 3 (similar to Ashbya gossypii AEL196W) — MSNTKGTVENLPWIEKYRPERLDEVYGQTRVVETVRKFAQEGRLPHLLFYGPPGTGKTSTISALAREIYGKNYRKMVLELNASDDRGIDVVRNQIKEFASTRQIFSKGFKLIILDEADAMTSAAQNALRRIIERFTKNTRFCILANYAHKLTPALLSRCTRFRFQPVPAQSIERCVLNVMAHEHLTLAEDARRALLRLANGDMRKALNVLQASKATLDNPEKDQVTEDTIYECIGAPHPKDIESLMESILKDDWTTASYTVNKIKTNHGLALIDMIEGFVELLEEYELKESTRIELLCKLADIEYAISKGGTDKIQSSATIAAIKFSMELEL, encoded by the coding sequence atgtCGAATACTAAAGGCACTGTTGAAAACCTGCCATGGATAGAGAAGTATAGACCAGAGAGGTTGGACGAGGTCTACGGCCAGACAAGAGTTGTAGAAACTGTTCGAAAGTTTGCACAAGAGGGGAGGCTGCCACACCTATTATTTTATGGTCCACCTGGTACTGGTAAGACAAGTACCATATCAGCATTGGCTCGCGAGATCTATGGTAAAAATTATCGGAAGATGGTTTTGGAATTGAATGCGTCTGATGATCGTGGTATTGATGTTGTAAGGAACCAGATCAAGGAATTCGCGTCTACCAGGCAGATATTCAGTAAAGGGTTCAAATTGATTATTTTGGATGAGGCAGATGCTATGACTTCAGCTGCACAGAATGCATTGAGGCGGATTATCGAGAGGTTTACCAAAAACACAAGGTTTTGTATTTTGGCCAATTATGCCCATAAGTTGACGCCTGCATTGTTAAGTAGATGCACCAGATTCCGGTTTCAACCTGTCCCAGCGCAATCCATAGAACGCTGTGTGTTGAATGTTATGGCACATGAACATTTAACGTTGGCAGAAGATGCTAGGAGGGCATTGTTAAGACTAGCTAATGGTGATATGAGAAAGGCTCTAAATGTATTGCAAGCATCTAAGGCGACTTTGGATAATCCTGAAAAGGATCAGGTCACTGAGGATACCATATATGAATGCATTGGCGCCCCCCATCCAAAGGATATTGAAAGTCTAATGGAAAGCATACTCAAAGACGATTGGACCACAGCCAGCTATACCGTAAACAAAATCAAGACAAACCATGGTCTTGCTCTTATTGACATGATTGAGGGGTTCGTTGAACTGCTAGAAGAGTATGAACTAAAAGAAAGTACAAGAATTGAACTTCTATGTAAACTAGCAGATATAGAATATGCTATATCTAAAGGTGGTACTGACAAAATTCAATCTAGTGCCACCATTGCTGCCATCAAATTCAGTATGGAATTGGAGCTATGA